GTTTCCACATGCACAAGCCTCACGTTATAATAGCATGCAATGAAATGCTAAAGGTCTATTACATGAAAACGGAGCTCATATTGACACCCTTATTAGATGTTCCCCGATTATTTCTTCCACTCTGTCTCTCCCACCTCCATctgcctccctctctctctcttcttcctCTGCACCAGCTGCTGCTCCAGAGCCAGATTGTAGTGTCccttcaccaccaccaccaccaccaccaccccctccAGCGACAGAGACAAAAGGCCTGATTCGGCTGCTGAACGCCCCCGTCCCCCCTTCTCTCCTTCCCCTCATGAATGTCCGTGAAGGTGGCGGCAGCGGCCAAAGGCGGAAAGGAGGCCCGGACTGGGAGTGAATCAGTGAAGCGGAGTGGGAAGAGGGGGAGGGGCAGGAGGAAGAAGATGGAGGCTGGAATGGCTGGGGTAAGACTGTAAGGCAGGTGCTGAGGCCTCGACAGGAAGACATCATCTGTCAAGTGTGGGGGGAAGAGCTGACTGGGTATGCAATATTTAGTTATATAtttgcatgtgcatgtttgCGTGGACGCATGTATCCGTGTGGGCATGTGGTGGGGGATGGCATATGTTTGGTAACAATCCAGGCGAGGTAGGTGCATTGATATCCAGTATTTGCCCATGTTAGCCTTTCTCGGAGATGTTTAAAGTTCAAGAAAACTTTGGAAGGGACACGTAGGTGCGTGGACATCCAGTGTTTACCCATGCCACTGTTTCCTGGGGACAGACAGTTTAGAAAACCTACAGGTGCATGGGTACCCAGTGTTTGACTCTGCTACTATTTCTTGGAGATTGACAGTAGTTAGTTTAGGAAATTTGAATGAAAGTAAAGGATCAGTACTTGGTGTTCAGAGGACAAACATTGTGGAGGTATAGCATGAGGGCAAGTAAGTTGATTGAACCATTGCGTCTTCTTTCCGCTGTCATTAGTCCAATATCCAGACCAGCAATCATCGCCCATTATCTTCACTTCCTCAATATCCTCAATCTCACAGAAGCAAATGATTGTAATTTCCTTCACCGTTATTGCCATCTAAATACTACTGCGTATTTGCTTTGCTATCAGTAAAGGTGTCTGATCCTGTCAGCATCCATCTGAGCTTCATTTTCCATATGACACAAGTAAAAATGGTGAAGGCTGTCCTGGGAGTAGAGCATCCTGTCTCCTGTGTGCTCCTAAGGCCGCACTGCAAAGCCGGGCTTTATGTCGAGGCGAGCAGAACTAGCTGAAACCAGTTTGAGGCAGACGGGGCGCTGACAGGAACAATGCTGTCTCTGTGCTCCTCTGAGAGATATAGGCAGTATACTACGCCAATCCAATGGCGTCCGCTCGCATCTCGGCCGCCGGCTACCACGGAAAAAAGGGTCGACCCTGCGGCGGTTTGCTATGCGGCAAAGACTCACAGAAAAAGGAGCAGGGAGATTTGGGCAGGGGTgagggcggggggtggggggttgggggggtggcTGGCTGCCTGGAAGTCTGTGAATCTgcagcaaagaaaaacacatagGGCATGATCTATGTGTCTTGTTTGTATGTCTGTGTGCTGCCAGTGCTTCAGAgaatgacaaaagaaaagaggatcCTTCCCAGGACCACCAGCACTTAGCGCAACCCTGGATGTAACCTGACCCTGACTTCTGGGCCTTTTGCGAAGAGGCAGGatttgttttgctgttgttgctcCAGTCAGGGTGGGGTACATGGCTTTTTTAGAGTTAGCACTAGTGCAGTGAATGTTTATTGCaggatggggaaaaaaggaaaggaggAAGGTTTGGCTAGTGGCTGCAGAGGGACGAGACGAGGAGAGAGGGTGAGGAGTGGCTGATTTTCTTGCATGTTTCTATGACTAATCTTCATTTTTCTGACATGTGGTGATCTTgcagtgtgtgaatgtgagttggcAGCGACGCATGAGTCAGAAAGAGGTATCCTGTGTTGATAATTTGccatatttgtgtgtatttaacaTTCATTTTCAGCATCAGACGGCTCTGGCTTGCTGCTCCCACTAGGCCTccctcgctctcgctctcgctctcgctctgcTGTCGCAGCAGCCATTTTCACCTCCTTTCATTGCTCATCAGACCTTTTTTTCTCCACCCACTCTCTGCCATCACTGAAATCTCCCCCTCATCTGGATTGAGAAAGGCTTCTTAATGAAACTGAGACTAAATACATCCGCGTATGCAAATTGTGGTTGCCAGGCATATGGCGGCACGAGCAGAAGTGGTGTCGATGGAACCAGTCTAGCCTCACACCTTTCTATGCCTTTCGTCCCCAACAAGCATGATACCTACATAGTGCAGTACATATTTCACTGTAGTACATCCACTATGAAAAATGTAAGGTAGAGAAAATTGGATCTTGAAATGCACACGCATGAGCGGAATATGTTTTATCACTGTCCAATTAGAAGCATCTACAGAGGAACTTCAAAGGTGAAACAAAATCCGTCTGTGGACgctgggaaaatgtttttttttttttattatttagaaaCACTTTCCcccaatgttttaagtaacaattttacattctggaaaataatatttaaaaaaagaaaaaaaataagataacctCTGTAAAATAAACCCTTTGATGACGACAGTAAAGATGACGTACGTTTAGAGGGAGACTTACTGAAGACGAATTAAGAAGAAAAGCAATACTTctttcattattcattattgttgttttagacATATTGAACAAAGAGCCAGGACACAGACATGCCTACCATCAGTTCTGTTTTCAGTTCTGTGAGCATTTTAGGTAGCATCACTCCCCAAAAATAAGTTATGAATTTGACAACTttctaatataaaaaataagaacaaaaattcagataaaaagaaaaatcgcaTGACATTTGTAGACACGCGATATTATGGATCAAATGCAGTAGGCTTGAtactttatttgtaattgtaGCAATGCAGCTAATCTCCTGAGCATCTGCATTGAATGCCATGAAAATGTCACATATCCTCACCACATAGTACAGGATGTGTTTCCCTGGTGTTATTAGTGATTATGCAATCATAATGACCTTGAAAATCATTTCAAGATTGTGTGAAAAGAACCACTTTGTTAGTCGTCGCGGTTTTTGTGAGGAAATGTCTATTCGAATCAAATTGTGAAATCTAGTCCATGGTTAATAAACATTGGAATTCATCTTGTTCAACCAAGAAAATCAATTACCATCAAACACAACATTTTGTGTGATTACAATTATCTCTTTTAGCGCCATGTGATCAGTCAATTGAATCCAATGAATATATTATTTTCTGCCACTTACAGGTGAGATCCTAATTAGAGTAGGGAAAGGAACATGGGAGATATGAAGACACCAGACTTTGACGACCTCCTTGCGGCGTTTGACATCCCCGACATGGTGGATCCTAAAGCTGCAATTGAATCTGGCCAGCAAGATGACCATGAAGACAAAGTCAAGCAAGCAAAGTGTGGGTCAACAATCACTGAAGATGTTGGTGTAAGTGTCATCGTCAAGAATATTAGAAATGTGGATACAGGTCCACATGTTGGAACCCTGCTAGAAAAGGATTTGCAGTTCCACTCCCAACCTAATTCTATAAGAATAGGCAATAAACTTCAAAATGGCTTCTTGACTTCCATGCCAACGGGGGTTCATTACACCAAAAATGAATGGAATCCGTCCAAGGCGGATGGAGAAGCAGTATGTAAGCAGTCGTCAACCTGCCATCAGTTCAGTCCCATCTCCAGCGCGGAGGAGTTTGAGGAGGACAAGACTGAAGTAGGTAATCCAACTAGGAAAAGGAGTGGACATTCACTTCTCAAGTCCATCACCAAGAAAGAGAAAGAGCCTTCTCAATATCCTGCATCCGTGGAGAAGGTCTCTAAGTCCAAAGCAAAGGACTTAAAATCAGATCAGAATAACAATCAAAATATCACTCTGGAAGTTTCCATGTTCAATAACACCCCTCAAACCAGTTTGTTTCAAGAGGAACCCAAGGAAACTTTTCCCTTTACACATAGCGAGGAGAATAATGAGCAAAGATCCCAAGTCCAGTCAAAGACCTGTGCAAAACTTTCTTCTTGTATAGCAGCCATTGCCGCTCTTAGCGCTAAAAAAGAAAGCCCTACAGGCTATATTTTAGATTCTCCTACTACACAGATGGACTCAAACCAAGACAATAAAAATTCCAGAGATCCGGGGAAGAAACATGAGCAGGAATCGGCATTGGAGTTGGCAAAGCGCCTGCTATTAGGGCCACCGGATAGTCCCTCTAGTGTCAATAGTGAGAGTAGCAGCACGGACACCCCACCGGTCATTCCAAAAGTCaggataaaaacaatcaagaccTCTTCTGGACAGGTCAAGCGTACAATCACTCGAGTCGTCCCAGAATTGGATCTTGACAGAGTGAATAAAGAAGACCATTTTGGTAATGGCCTAACAGTCAAGGCCACCAgcggtgcatttttttcatctccCACAATGTCCTCTTTGCCAACAACGGTTGTCGCAACCCGCGGAGGGCCATCAATTGAAATAACTAAGCAGATGACCATTAAACCAGTAGCAACAGCTTTCCTGCCAGTCTCAGCTGTCAAGACAGCCGGTTCCCAAGTCATTAACCTGAAGCTGTCTAATAACACCACAGTTAAAGCAACTGTCATTCCAGCTGCCTCGGTACAAAGTGCCAGCAGTGCCATCCTTAAAGCGGCAAACGCCATGCAACGACAGACTGTCATGGTCCCTGCTTCCAGTCTGGCTAATGCCAAACTTGTACCAAAGGCAGTCCATTTTAGTAATCTTAATCTTCTCTCTAAAAATGCGTCCTCTACTGTCAGCGATTTCCAAAAAGCAATTTCGTCCTCCAAGCAATCCCAGCAACAGGAATCCCAACGACTTAAACAACAAGCACTTCTCAAAGGCCAGTCTTCGAAGAAACTCTCCAGGGTTCAAGTCTTCAGCAGCTCTCAAAGCTCTGTAGTTGATGCTTTTAATAAAGTCTTGAGTAGCATGAATCCCATTCCTGTATACGTCCCAAACCTCACTCCGCCAAGCTCAGCCTGTATTTCTCTTCCCTCTCGTGGCTACAAGTGCCTGGAGTGCGGAGATTCCTTTGCTCTCGAAAAGAGCCTGACCCAACACTATGAACGCCGCAGTGTGCGGATTGAGGTTACCTGCAACCACTGTTCAAAAAGTCTCATCTTTTACAACAAATGCAGTCTGCTGTCTCATGCTAGGGGCCACAAGGACAAAGGCTTTGTCATGCAGTGCTCACACCTAATCTTAAAACCCATCCCTGCAGACCAGATGATAATGACATCGCCCACAGACAGCATCTCCTCCACCTCTGATGCACAGGCTTTACCCGTTCAAACCACAGGAAAAGTTTCAAGTCGTGGGTCACAAAGTGGAATGATTTCAGATCCAAGCAGTGCTGCTCCTGAGGCAGCCATGCCCTTCGAGGATGATGCATCAAAGCTCTGCAGGCACAGTCTGAAGTGTTGGGAATGTCATGAAACATTCCAAGACGACAGCTCGCTAGCAACACATTATCAACAGGTCCTGGAGACCAGTGGGCAGGTATGGCACATGATGACATACAGTGAGCCCCCATTTATCACGGGGATATGTTCAAATCTGCACTATAGAGTgaccatataaaaacatttttaatatgcTGTAGTTTGATGACTCCCACAcactttcaaacacatttaaatgtattaaaacatgcttaaacatataaaaaaaatgttttttaaatattccttagtgcctgttctcactctcttgcagtcaagaaatgggagactatcatataacatcactATGAGGAAGCGAAAAGAAGACTCTTGCTCACACAGtcctccaaataagaggcaaagagTGCTTGCTTCCAGCTGTTTTTtctcactcccagttgaaggttGTTGTAAAACTGGCATACTAAACAAAGGacaattaaacacaaaaatgttcaaccaaaccatataatctCTTTTAACAAAGGTCTATCAGCTTAATGCCAACGTAAAATGCAAAACGCCAGAAacgggctaacagaaattagcataaaTGTTATGGCAATtataaacttgaaaaaaaaaaatgcgactTTAGCACAGACCAGAATAGCAACACAGAagagcatacaacaaaactCACCGGCTTATATTCTCTGTGCTCTGTGGAACAACGACTACTTTGAGGACCTTTTCTGCATCTTTTCTTGCTGTTTATAATACTGCATGTCTTCCAGCAGACCTCATTGCTGCTCTGCATGTTGTgacacaacgtggtactacactgaaggcgagtgactctaaatttggacttgaaAACTAACGCTTAAAAAAATCGACACTATTGCAGTGGTGCGAACGAATAACCGCTATTActagcaggggttcactgtaaactTAATATCATAAGCAGGGAAACTATTTAGGCAACACTGCAATATCCATCTTCTCTATCTTACCTTCTGTGTTCTATCAGAAAACTTGCACCGTGTGCCAAATGCTCCTCCCAAACCACTGCAGTTTGCTATCCCATCAACGAATCCACCAGCACAAGTCGCCATACGTTTGCCCTGAATGTGGCACGAGCTGTCGTTCTGTCCAATTCCAGTCCCACGTCACCAAGAACTGCCTGCACTACACCCGCAGAGTCGGCTACCGGTCAGTCTCTTGAAttgatattcattcatttcaagtcTCATTGTGGTAGACCAGTTATTTTCCAACACAACTCAAGTCTTGTTTATGCtgaacaaaattataaatacactacttttgtttttgctccgaTTTTCACGAGATGAACTAAGACTTTTGCTGCCCACAAAAGGCCAGTTTGATCAAATATTGCTCACAAATcagtctaaatctgtgttagcaTTTCTACTTTGCTGCGATAATGCCTCAATCTCACAGGTGTacagggttgggcatcgagaatcgataaCTGATTGCAACCAaaactaacattccggttctccaggactcgttcaaatttaaatatttcggttcccagtttctaTGTCTACTGTTCACCGACCCTCAAGAAGAAAGTgacgaaaaccaatgaagaagaacgtgcacgaagacgtgcttgtgcccaatggcggcggcaaacaaatgtgtttcttAACTTAGTTAAAATAAacgaccagtcgcctcagtgcaacacttggaataagattatattgtggaaaggaggctttcacgatgtgtagaagtctgacgtgctcccttcCGTTCTGAGCCGAAGCCTACACCGCGTGGAACTGAAGTGAAttcaattgggtgagtgtgaaacaataaaatacgtctacgccgacattgaggcagctaacaagtcaaatggtgggttgcactcttgcactgatggtttttagcgtttattttagtcttccaACCAACATGAGAGCCgatgacagacacaaataaaatataaaccaTTTTACCACatgacaaagaaagtagaaacaatTACATTACAAGCTTAACTCAAACTTAACaaattaactaactaactgaaCTAAAACTTcgccaaaggtcaaactagcaactttacatcacaatgaattgggataAAATTCCCATGaacattgtctcacagtatcacaaacactaaccttgcgCCTCATCGGTGGGCAAGGAAAcgaatcaacgttttacagagcattgggttccattcattactcttttttatgctgtctcattttattttcgtTTTCAACGGTGTCGTGTGAGGTTaccttttgtgccaaaatgctgcgtactggtgt
The sequence above is a segment of the Phyllopteryx taeniolatus isolate TA_2022b chromosome 15, UOR_Ptae_1.2, whole genome shotgun sequence genome. Coding sequences within it:
- the znf532 gene encoding zinc finger protein 532 isoform X1 yields the protein MGDMKTPDFDDLLAAFDIPDMVDPKAAIESGQQDDHEDKVKQAKCGSTITEDVGVSVIVKNIRNVDTGPHVGTLLEKDLQFHSQPNSIRIGNKLQNGFLTSMPTGVHYTKNEWNPSKADGEAVCKQSSTCHQFSPISSAEEFEEDKTEVGNPTRKRSGHSLLKSITKKEKEPSQYPASVEKVSKSKAKDLKSDQNNNQNITLEVSMFNNTPQTSLFQEEPKETFPFTHSEENNEQRSQVQSKTCAKLSSCIAAIAALSAKKESPTGYILDSPTTQMDSNQDNKNSRDPGKKHEQESALELAKRLLLGPPDSPSSVNSESSSTDTPPVIPKVRIKTIKTSSGQVKRTITRVVPELDLDRVNKEDHFGNGLTVKATSGAFFSSPTMSSLPTTVVATRGGPSIEITKQMTIKPVATAFLPVSAVKTAGSQVINLKLSNNTTVKATVIPAASVQSASSAILKAANAMQRQTVMVPASSLANAKLVPKAVHFSNLNLLSKNASSTVSDFQKAISSSKQSQQQESQRLKQQALLKGQSSKKLSRVQVFSSSQSSVVDAFNKVLSSMNPIPVYVPNLTPPSSACISLPSRGYKCLECGDSFALEKSLTQHYERRSVRIEVTCNHCSKSLIFYNKCSLLSHARGHKDKGFVMQCSHLILKPIPADQMIMTSPTDSISSTSDAQALPVQTTGKVSSRGSQSGMISDPSSAAPEAAMPFEDDASKLCRHSLKCWECHETFQDDSSLATHYQQVLETSGQKTCTVCQMLLPNHCSLLSHQRIHQHKSPYVCPECGTSCRSVQFQSHVTKNCLHYTRRVGYRCIHCSVIFADVATLKSHIQTTHCEIFYKCPLCPMAFKSAPATHSHAYTQHPGLKAGEPKLIYKCSMCDTVFTLQSLLYSHFDQHVVNHKVPVFKCPDCSMHYAQKQLMLDHTKAIHGTLKTIDGPPNLGLNLPLSTKPTNSNSTNNGPSNNNKDGVMANGQNKGGNKAAPSSPKNLSKSSSEELKDPNGSGYTCGECNTVITSREVFVAHVKREHGKILKKHPCRQCDKSFSSTHSLCRHNRLKHKVVRKVHTCPHCPALSQPFTKRVLLDQHIQLMHGGSEEKTATSDTRDDLSDKKLTVSPKRKNKEDEGSPGLNLRNLDLQPLKRLKVNIPKVHRCAVCGFTTEDVAAFHKHIPQHKSDGSSYQCQECGLCYTSPRSKARHLFIVHRLKVQGLNRFRGKDDDESQRENQADVMADNDDGTPNTKCKVCGKLFETEGNLNTHMRTHGMAFIKAKRLSSAEK
- the znf532 gene encoding zinc finger protein 532 isoform X2 — translated: MGDMKTPDFDDLLAAFDIPDMVDPKAAIESGQQDDHEDKVKQAKCGSTITEDVGVSVIVKNIRNVDTGPHVGTLLEKDLQFHSQPNSIRIGNKLQNGFLTSMPTGVHYTKNEWNPSKADGEAVCKQSSTCHQFSPISSAEEFEEDKTEVGNPTRKRSGHSLLKSITKKEKEPSQYPASVEKVSKSKAKDLKSDQNNNQNITLEVSMFNNTPQTSLFQEEPKETFPFTHSEENNEQRSQVQSKTCAKLSSCIAAIAALSAKKESPTGYILDSPTTQMDSNQDNKNSRDPGKKHEQESALELAKRLLLGPPDSPSSVNSESSSTDTPPVIPKVRIKTIKTSSGQVKRTITRVVPELDLDRVNKEDHFGNGLTVKATSGAFFSSPTMSSLPTTVVATRGGPSIEITKQMTIKPVATAFLPVSAVKTAGSQVINLKLSNNTTVKATVIPAASVQSASSAILKAANAMQRQTVMVPASSLANAKLVPKAVHFSNLNLLSKNASSTVSDFQKAISSSKQSQQQESQRLKQQALLKGQSSKKLSRVQVFSSSQSSVVDAFNKVLSSMNPIPVYVPNLTPPSSACISLPSRGYKCLECGDSFALEKSLTQHYERRSVRIEVTCNHCSKSLIFYNKCSLLSHARGHKDKGFVMQCSHLILKPIPADQMIMTSPTDSISSTSDAQALPVQTTGKVSSRGSQSGMISDPSSAAPEAAMPFEDDASKLCRHSLKCWECHETFQDDSSLATHYQQVLETSGQKTCTVCQMLLPNHCSLLSHQRIHQHKSPYVCPECGTSCRSVQFQSHVTKNCLHYTRRVGYRCIHCSVIFADVATLKSHIQTTHCEIFYKCPLCPMAFKSAPATHSHAYTQHPGLKAGEPKLIYKCSMCDTVFTLQSLLYSHFDQHVVNHKVPVFKCPDCSMHYAQKQLMLDHTKAIHGTLKTIDGPPNLGLNLPLSTKPTNSNSTNNGPSNNNKDGVMANGQNKGGNKAAPSSPKNLSKSSSEELKDPNGSGYTCGECNTVITSREVFVAHVKREHGKILKKHPCRQCDKSFSSTHSLCRHNRLKHKVVRKVHTCPLSVPRGRTKKMRGLQG